In Pedobacter sp. W3I1, one DNA window encodes the following:
- a CDS encoding helix-turn-helix domain-containing protein: MKPKETKAYCAVDFAFQRIGGKYRGRILWYLHENNVLRYGELKRLLKGITTKMLTQTLRELEQDKMVNRKVYLEVPPKVEYTLTPATEELIPFIKNIRDWADRRIAEEPVNAEKMEC, from the coding sequence ATGAAACCCAAAGAAACAAAGGCCTATTGTGCAGTCGACTTTGCTTTCCAACGCATTGGCGGGAAATATAGAGGTCGGATTTTATGGTATTTGCATGAGAACAATGTACTCCGCTACGGGGAACTTAAAAGGTTATTAAAAGGGATTACCACCAAAATGCTTACCCAAACTTTAAGGGAGTTAGAGCAGGATAAAATGGTTAACCGTAAGGTATATCTCGAAGTGCCGCCAAAGGTGGAATATACCCTTACTCCTGCCACTGAAGAACTGATCCCGTTTATCAAAAACATCAGGGATTGGGCCGATAGAAGAATAGCGGAAGAGCCGGTTAATGCAGAAAAAATGGAGTGTTAG
- a CDS encoding GtrA family protein — MTWASVKLFLKAQVSAFSGGVTDYGLMILLTEWLHIYFAFSILISGTLGGIVNFCINRYWAFKTDDGYCSSTSGQLIRFFTVVLGSISLKSGGTYLLHQSLNVDYKIGRLLIDSVVSYGFNYPLMKYWVFKINKLSASEADDEDYFERLGEKQRA; from the coding sequence ATGACCTGGGCATCTGTTAAACTTTTCCTCAAAGCACAGGTATCTGCTTTTTCGGGAGGCGTTACCGATTACGGCTTAATGATATTGCTAACAGAATGGTTGCATATCTATTTTGCCTTTTCGATCTTAATTTCTGGAACGCTTGGCGGGATTGTTAATTTTTGCATCAACCGTTACTGGGCATTTAAAACTGATGATGGCTATTGCAGCTCTACCAGTGGACAACTCATTCGTTTTTTCACCGTAGTTTTGGGGAGTATCTCTTTAAAATCTGGTGGTACCTATCTCCTACACCAAAGCTTAAATGTAGATTATAAAATTGGCAGGCTTTTAATCGACAGTGTGGTTTCCTACGGATTTAACTATCCCCTAATGAAATATTGGGTGTTCAAAATCAATAAACTAAGTGCTTCTGAAGCAGATGATGAAGATTACTTTGAAAGGCTTGGCGAAAAACAACGGGCTTAA
- a CDS encoding TonB-dependent receptor encodes MLSTITLFAQTGKGTISGKVVDSLGNSIPFANIQVKKQNLKTTSDKTGAFKLTAVPVGNQQIKISITGYDQFEQGVSVTANDTTQVTFVLKEQHSELNDVIVSASRRPESLSQTPSSVTVLTAKELNTQSTISPNLANILSYSVPGLGFSTNQTGNSGQTLRGRNVLVLIDGIPQSTPLRAGGRDIRSIDPSVIERVEVIKGATAIYGNGAEGGLINYITKKADKGKSFGGYSQAGITGNLKGDSTIGYRFSQQLYGKTGKFDYLVSGMFEKTGVFRDAEGLVISPEYGLGETKSYNGFVKVGYNFTPKQRLQVMYNYFSSRQHSKYLTKDGVYGQSPAIGIYGTRLGEDEGTRFNHNVNLQYTNQQIFGKTDLTANVYYQDFYTIYSNSASFFGSGQSAITSTKKGARVNLNTPFNVTDEVPMQLNYGLDLMNDKTAQSLTDGRLWVPNMNMVNFAPYLQASATLINDLTIKGGLRVENINIDVDDFNTLATGANGAGSIAVQGGKLNYNALVFNAGARYSKFKFFNPFISYAQSFSVFELGRVLRAAKSNTLSQLDTKPIIVNNYEAGFSSSLGKLNFSAAYYYSTSKLGANLLEVNGTYISQRIPERVYGFEIQADYQVLQELSIGGNYAQVEGKGDVDDDGNFNGEKDVYLNTTRIPPSKTTVYLKYSGIKNLSLDVNWMRVGNRDRFKTNAAGKYLIGEGPVKAFNLFNVAAVYQVTQPLKLSVGVENLLNKVYYPAISQFYGSNVNYVRGNGRRFNLSLGYAF; translated from the coding sequence ATGCTATCCACAATCACCCTCTTTGCACAAACAGGGAAGGGAACAATTAGCGGAAAAGTTGTCGATTCGTTGGGGAATAGCATACCTTTCGCCAACATACAGGTTAAAAAACAGAATCTTAAAACCACTTCTGATAAAACAGGTGCATTTAAATTAACAGCTGTCCCTGTAGGAAACCAACAGATTAAGATTTCGATTACAGGTTACGATCAGTTTGAACAGGGTGTATCAGTTACTGCAAATGATACCACTCAGGTAACATTTGTTTTAAAAGAGCAGCACTCAGAACTTAACGACGTCATTGTTTCGGCAAGCAGAAGGCCAGAATCATTATCGCAAACGCCATCATCGGTGACGGTGCTTACCGCTAAGGAATTGAATACACAATCAACCATCAGCCCGAATTTGGCTAACATACTTTCCTACAGTGTCCCTGGATTAGGTTTTTCTACCAATCAAACAGGGAACTCTGGTCAGACTTTGCGAGGTAGAAATGTTTTGGTATTAATTGATGGTATTCCACAATCTACGCCACTAAGAGCAGGAGGAAGAGACATTCGCAGTATAGATCCTTCAGTTATTGAGCGTGTTGAAGTGATTAAAGGTGCCACCGCTATTTATGGTAATGGTGCAGAAGGCGGCTTGATTAATTATATTACTAAAAAGGCCGACAAAGGAAAATCATTCGGAGGTTACTCTCAAGCCGGAATTACAGGAAACTTAAAAGGCGATAGCACCATTGGCTACCGTTTTTCGCAACAGCTTTATGGTAAAACAGGTAAATTTGATTACCTGGTAAGCGGCATGTTTGAAAAAACGGGTGTTTTCCGCGATGCTGAAGGCCTGGTCATCTCGCCGGAATATGGCCTTGGTGAAACTAAATCTTACAATGGTTTTGTAAAAGTAGGTTATAACTTTACCCCAAAGCAACGTTTACAGGTAATGTATAATTATTTCAGCTCCAGACAGCATTCTAAATACCTAACCAAAGATGGCGTTTACGGTCAATCGCCGGCTATTGGTATTTATGGAACAAGATTGGGTGAAGATGAAGGAACAAGATTTAACCATAATGTTAATTTACAATACACCAATCAGCAGATTTTCGGTAAAACGGATTTAACAGCCAATGTATATTATCAGGACTTTTATACCATTTATTCTAACTCAGCATCATTTTTCGGAAGCGGCCAATCGGCCATTACCTCTACTAAAAAGGGCGCAAGGGTAAACTTGAACACCCCTTTTAACGTTACAGATGAGGTGCCCATGCAATTGAACTATGGTTTAGATTTAATGAATGATAAAACTGCTCAAAGTTTAACTGATGGCCGTTTATGGGTGCCTAATATGAATATGGTGAACTTTGCACCCTACTTACAGGCTTCTGCAACTTTAATTAATGATTTAACAATAAAAGGCGGTTTAAGAGTCGAAAATATTAACATTGATGTAGACGATTTTAATACCCTGGCTACGGGTGCAAATGGTGCAGGGAGTATAGCGGTGCAGGGCGGTAAATTAAATTACAATGCTTTGGTGTTTAATGCTGGTGCACGTTATTCAAAATTCAAGTTTTTTAACCCCTTTATCAGTTATGCACAGTCATTCTCGGTATTTGAGCTAGGCAGGGTGTTAAGGGCAGCAAAAAGCAATACTTTATCGCAGTTGGATACTAAACCAATCATTGTAAACAATTATGAAGCTGGTTTTAGCAGCAGCCTAGGCAAACTGAATTTCAGCGCAGCTTATTACTACAGCACTTCCAAACTGGGCGCCAATCTTTTAGAAGTAAATGGCACTTATATCTCTCAACGTATTCCTGAGCGTGTTTATGGATTCGAAATCCAGGCTGATTATCAGGTTTTACAAGAGCTGAGCATTGGTGGTAATTATGCCCAAGTAGAAGGAAAAGGCGATGTAGATGATGATGGTAATTTTAACGGAGAGAAAGATGTGTATTTAAACACAACGCGTATCCCTCCATCAAAAACTACTGTTTATCTAAAATATTCAGGCATTAAAAATTTAAGTCTGGATGTAAACTGGATGCGTGTTGGAAATCGCGACCGTTTTAAAACCAATGCTGCAGGTAAATATTTAATCGGCGAGGGTCCGGTAAAAGCCTTTAACTTATTTAATGTTGCAGCAGTATATCAGGTTACACAACCTTTAAAACTATCGGTAGGTGTAGAAAATTTATTGAATAAAGTTTATTATCCTGCTATTTCTCAGTTTTATGGCAGCAATGTAAATTATGTGAGGGGGAATGGACGCAGATTTAACCTTTCGCTAGGTTACGCTTTTTAG
- a CDS encoding MBL fold metallo-hydrolase encodes MDRRTAIRTASVLTLLGLTGIDKVFSATRNNLPTANSFHSFKLGTLDLMVVTDGHILMKPVQPNFAPGIPAAEVETLLKDNFASTKEVDLGINILIVKKDDKTILIDTGCGANFGKDSGWLTDNLKRAGITTAAITDVVISHAHPDHIGGLTNAAGNWYFLMQRFICLK; translated from the coding sequence ATGGATAGAAGAACCGCTATAAGAACCGCCTCGGTGCTCACCCTGCTCGGCCTCACAGGTATCGATAAAGTATTTTCAGCCACCAGGAACAATTTACCCACGGCCAATAGTTTCCACAGCTTTAAATTGGGTACGCTCGATTTAATGGTCGTAACCGACGGACACATCCTCATGAAACCTGTACAGCCCAACTTCGCGCCTGGCATACCTGCTGCTGAAGTAGAAACCCTATTAAAGGATAATTTTGCCTCTACAAAAGAAGTAGATCTGGGTATTAATATCCTCATCGTAAAAAAGGATGATAAAACGATCTTAATCGATACTGGCTGCGGGGCTAATTTCGGTAAAGATTCGGGTTGGTTAACCGATAACCTAAAGAGGGCAGGGATAACTACAGCCGCAATAACCGATGTAGTGATTTCGCACGCACACCCCGATCATATTGGTGGCTTAACCAATGCTGCAGGCAACTGGTATTTCCTAATGCAAAGATTTATCTGTCTAAAATAG
- a CDS encoding CDP-alcohol phosphatidyltransferase translates to MEGNIKKEEDHSDGKRVFSDRERTNILRKGEQSLILFLLKRVPKWITPNIMTGIGMFGSLIVFSGFILGSFYAKSYLLIGILGFMINWLGDSLDGRLAYFRKIPRKWYGFALDITMDWLSIILIGLGYYYYAGENTQIFAFLFVVLYGWSMIISQLRYKITGFYQIDSGSLGPTELRVIISLVLIAETLLTGSITYFAIAMVTLLLIFNIIDTFKLLKAGDAKDKEEKI, encoded by the coding sequence TTGGAGGGTAATATTAAAAAGGAAGAAGACCATTCAGATGGCAAAAGGGTATTTTCAGATCGGGAACGGACTAATATTTTACGTAAGGGCGAACAAAGCCTGATCCTTTTTTTACTTAAAAGGGTTCCAAAATGGATTACGCCCAATATCATGACGGGTATTGGCATGTTTGGATCACTGATTGTTTTTTCAGGCTTTATTTTGGGTAGTTTTTATGCCAAGAGTTATTTGCTAATCGGAATTTTGGGATTTATGATCAACTGGCTTGGCGATTCGCTTGATGGCAGATTGGCCTATTTCCGTAAAATACCAAGAAAATGGTATGGTTTTGCACTCGACATTACAATGGATTGGCTCAGTATTATCCTGATTGGTTTGGGCTACTACTATTATGCTGGTGAAAACACACAAATTTTCGCTTTTCTATTCGTGGTATTATATGGCTGGTCTATGATTATTTCTCAGCTCCGTTATAAAATTACAGGCTTTTATCAAATCGATTCGGGTTCTTTAGGTCCAACCGAGTTACGGGTAATTATTTCACTTGTCCTGATAGCCGAAACTTTATTAACAGGCAGTATTACTTATTTCGCAATTGCAATGGTTACGCTGTTATTGATCTTCAACATTATTGATACGTTTAAACTTTTAAAAGCAGGCGATGCTAAAGACAAGGAGGAGAAAATATAA
- a CDS encoding SDR family oxidoreductase, with protein MLETKITYAMITGASKGIGKSMAIALARRKINLLLISRSTDELGVLQTAIKNQYGVEVHILAIDLSQAQAPKAVYNWITEKNYAIHILINNAGYGLWGKFGELDLGAQLEMCQLNMTTVTSLCHLLLPVLSAEKKAYILNVCSTAAYQAVPTLAIYSATKAFVLSFTRALRFELKDGPVSVSCLSPGPVDTGFAHRAGLDAFSKMAEKFNMKPDEVAEIAIKGMFAGKSEIIPGFTNIISVYANRILSKGFIEKMAAGIYKT; from the coding sequence ATGTTGGAAACAAAGATTACGTACGCCATGATAACCGGAGCCAGTAAAGGTATTGGCAAATCGATGGCCATTGCGCTGGCCAGGAGAAAAATCAATCTGTTGCTTATTTCCCGCTCCACTGATGAATTAGGTGTTTTACAAACCGCTATTAAAAACCAATATGGGGTTGAAGTGCATATCCTGGCAATCGATCTTAGCCAGGCGCAAGCCCCAAAAGCAGTATATAACTGGATAACAGAAAAGAATTACGCCATTCATATACTGATTAACAATGCAGGTTACGGATTGTGGGGGAAATTTGGAGAACTGGATTTAGGTGCCCAGTTAGAAATGTGTCAATTAAACATGACTACAGTAACTTCATTGTGCCATTTATTGCTTCCAGTCCTTTCAGCAGAAAAAAAAGCATATATACTTAACGTATGCAGTACTGCAGCCTACCAGGCGGTACCAACCCTGGCCATTTATTCGGCAACTAAAGCCTTTGTTTTATCTTTTACGAGGGCATTAAGGTTCGAACTTAAAGATGGCCCGGTTTCAGTAAGTTGCCTAAGCCCTGGCCCTGTTGATACTGGTTTTGCACACCGCGCCGGACTGGATGCTTTTAGCAAAATGGCGGAGAAATTTAATATGAAACCCGATGAAGTGGCCGAAATTGCCATTAAAGGAATGTTCGCCGGAAAATCTGAAATTATTCCAGGTTTTACCAATATTATCAGTGTGTATGCCAATAGGATCCTGTCGAAAGGGTTCATCGAAAAAATGGCCGCAGGGATTTATAAGACTTGA
- a CDS encoding phosphotransferase enzyme family protein yields the protein MFQAVLGAYGLNAEKFKIEPFGSGLINHTWKVYGEGLAYILQEVNTEVFRQPQNIAQNIETIKKYLDQTAPKYLFVAPITASNGDDFVVIDNHFYRIFPFVENSCSIDFVHEPEQAYHAAKQFGKFTRMLCAFNVQKLKPTIEDFHNLPLRVEQFKKALEQAGDERINEAKFAIEEIIRHYNIEEQYVHMVDSGALNLRVVHHDTKISNVLLQAETGLGLCVIDLDTVMPGYFISDVGDMMRTYLSEANEEEKDFSKIAIREDVFAAIHKGYMEEMDQVLAFTEKQFFIYSGKFMIYMQAVRFIADFLNGDIYYKTNYPEHNLVRGLNQIDLLNKYIAKEAEFEGIIKKINENRVNDAKTILN from the coding sequence ATGTTTCAAGCAGTATTAGGTGCTTATGGACTTAACGCAGAAAAATTTAAAATTGAACCTTTCGGCTCGGGCTTAATTAACCATACCTGGAAGGTTTACGGTGAAGGACTAGCCTATATCTTGCAAGAGGTAAATACAGAGGTTTTTCGCCAGCCTCAAAATATTGCTCAAAATATTGAGACAATAAAAAAATATCTCGATCAAACAGCCCCTAAATATCTATTTGTTGCCCCAATTACGGCTTCGAATGGAGATGATTTTGTGGTTATTGACAATCACTTTTACCGGATTTTTCCATTTGTAGAAAATTCTTGCTCTATTGATTTTGTACATGAGCCTGAGCAAGCTTATCACGCTGCCAAACAGTTTGGTAAATTTACCAGGATGCTTTGTGCCTTCAACGTACAAAAATTAAAGCCCACTATCGAAGATTTTCATAACCTGCCCTTGCGTGTAGAGCAGTTTAAAAAAGCTTTAGAACAAGCTGGCGACGAAAGGATTAATGAAGCAAAGTTTGCTATAGAAGAGATTATCAGACATTATAATATAGAAGAGCAGTATGTGCACATGGTTGATAGTGGTGCGCTTAATTTACGTGTTGTACACCACGATACCAAAATTAGCAATGTATTGCTACAGGCCGAAACTGGCCTGGGTTTATGCGTAATCGATTTAGATACTGTAATGCCCGGATACTTTATTAGCGATGTAGGGGATATGATGCGTACTTATCTCTCAGAAGCCAATGAAGAAGAAAAAGATTTTAGCAAAATAGCCATTAGAGAAGATGTTTTTGCTGCCATACACAAAGGCTACATGGAAGAAATGGACCAGGTTTTGGCCTTTACCGAAAAACAATTCTTTATTTATTCGGGTAAATTTATGATTTACATGCAGGCGGTAAGGTTTATAGCCGATTTTTTAAACGGCGATATTTACTATAAAACAAATTATCCTGAGCATAATTTAGTAAGGGGCTTAAATCAGATCGATTTACTGAATAAGTATATTGCTAAAGAAGCAGAATTTGAAGGAATTATTAAGAAAATTAATGAAAATAGAGTGAACGACGCTAAAACAATATTAAACTAA
- a CDS encoding beta-galactosidase, with amino-acid sequence MRTRLLKKTLVLGLLITLSFNSWPQRESTFAIGTGSFELNDKPYVIHCGEMHFASIPKAGWKQRSQMAKTRGLNTVYAYLFRNIHEKQPDQFAWTKTFSPINEL; translated from the coding sequence ATGCGTACCCGTTTGCTTAAAAAAACACTTGTTCTAGGACTATTAATAACCCTATCCTTTAATAGCTGGCCCCAAAGAGAAAGCACCTTTGCAATAGGTACCGGGTCTTTTGAGCTTAATGACAAGCCGTATGTTATACACTGTGGCGAAATGCATTTTGCCAGTATACCAAAAGCCGGGTGGAAACAACGTTCGCAAATGGCCAAAACAAGGGGTTTAAATACGGTTTATGCTTACTTATTCAGAAATATACACGAAAAACAACCTGATCAGTTTGCCTGGACCAAAACCTTTAGCCCCATTAATGAGCTGTAA
- a CDS encoding PepSY domain-containing protein produces the protein MKKKNFKNTIRNIHLWLGLATGLVVFIISVTGALYIFEEEIRDFTQKDFRYVRLQQKPFIGLDKVISGFEKLSPKDELRLIRIEDALPNATVEIISKKGMVYYFNPYDATLVKKGGEDWLQVVEHIHTSLLLGKPGKFIMQWSVVIFVLMLITGLVLWFPGQMRLLKQSLTIKRKASFKRLNYDLHNVLGFYASVVLLLTALSGLYFAFKEVKNAASFFTGSKLGQGKAIVLAKPTHIDSVPIRYNKIYTEAKIKYPGVISTSFSLRGKGELRLRMIYPYRWARNQNTFFYEEATGTMTRAKLYKDFNGADLIEATNYDLHTGRLLGLPNKILSFLAALVAASLPITGFIIWWKKRKKPRKKA, from the coding sequence ATGAAGAAAAAGAATTTTAAAAATACCATCAGGAACATTCATCTCTGGCTCGGCCTGGCAACTGGCCTGGTGGTATTTATTATTAGTGTAACAGGTGCGCTGTATATCTTTGAAGAAGAGATCAGGGATTTTACACAAAAAGATTTTCGCTACGTACGGCTTCAACAAAAGCCTTTTATAGGTTTAGATAAAGTGATTTCGGGATTCGAAAAACTTTCGCCTAAAGATGAACTAAGGCTGATCAGAATTGAAGATGCGCTGCCCAATGCAACGGTCGAAATTATCAGTAAAAAGGGAATGGTTTACTACTTTAACCCTTACGATGCCACTTTAGTTAAAAAGGGTGGTGAAGATTGGCTCCAGGTTGTAGAACATATCCATACCTCGCTATTGTTAGGTAAACCCGGGAAGTTTATTATGCAGTGGTCGGTGGTTATTTTTGTACTGATGCTGATCACGGGGCTGGTACTCTGGTTTCCTGGCCAAATGCGGTTATTAAAACAATCGTTAACTATTAAAAGGAAAGCTTCATTTAAACGACTAAATTACGATTTACACAACGTATTGGGCTTTTATGCATCAGTTGTGCTATTGCTTACTGCTTTAAGCGGTTTGTACTTTGCATTTAAAGAGGTGAAAAATGCAGCCAGCTTTTTTACCGGAAGTAAATTAGGGCAGGGCAAAGCTATCGTTTTAGCCAAACCTACGCATATTGACTCCGTACCCATACGTTACAATAAAATTTACACTGAAGCCAAAATTAAATACCCTGGTGTTATTTCTACTAGTTTTTCGCTGCGTGGCAAAGGCGAACTGCGGTTAAGGATGATCTATCCGTACCGTTGGGCACGCAACCAGAATACCTTTTTTTATGAGGAAGCTACTGGCACAATGACCAGAGCTAAACTGTATAAAGATTTTAATGGAGCCGATTTAATAGAAGCCACCAATTACGATCTGCACACAGGCAGGCTTTTGGGGCTTCCAAATAAAATTCTTTCTTTTTTAGCGGCTTTGGTTGCAGCGAGTTTGCCGATTACCGGTTTTATCATCTGGTGGAAGAAAAGGAAAAAGCCCAGAAAGAAAGCATAA
- a CDS encoding Gfo/Idh/MocA family protein: protein MERRDFIKNGAFTAAGLTILPTGSLFASSDSGKVRVGYIGVGARGMSHISEGALRDDVEIVAICDTQESSLKICRNFIAKKGRPAATEYTGGLDAYKKLLDRKDIDAVIIATPWQFHRDQAVDAMKAGKYVGCEVIAGLSVQDHWDIVNTSEKTGMPYMTLENVCYRRDVMAALNMVRQGLFGELVHLEGGYQHNLRNVLFNNGKDYYGGGVEFGPKALSEAQWRTQFNIDQDGDLYPTHGVGPLMQYANINRGNSFTSLVSFSSKARGLAAYVEEVSPGHPNAKINYKNGDVTTTMINCANGETVLLSHDTHLPRPYSIGFRVQGTKGLWMDVNKSVYIDHKSKKDDVWDPAQEWFAKYDHPLWKKYEAEAVGAGHGGMDWFVFNGFIQAVKQKKQTPIDVYDSVTMSVIMPLSTKSLKEGNMPQKFPDFTKGKWKDRKNTFALDDSGF, encoded by the coding sequence ATGGAACGTAGAGATTTTATCAAAAATGGTGCATTTACGGCTGCGGGTTTAACCATCCTGCCAACCGGAAGTTTATTTGCATCATCAGACAGTGGAAAAGTAAGAGTAGGTTATATCGGTGTGGGTGCACGAGGTATGAGCCATATCTCTGAAGGTGCCTTAAGAGACGATGTAGAAATTGTTGCAATTTGCGATACCCAGGAAAGCTCACTTAAAATCTGCCGTAATTTTATAGCGAAAAAAGGCAGACCAGCAGCAACAGAATATACTGGTGGTTTAGATGCTTATAAAAAACTGTTAGATCGTAAAGATATCGATGCCGTAATTATCGCCACACCATGGCAGTTTCACAGAGATCAGGCAGTTGATGCGATGAAAGCTGGTAAATATGTAGGCTGCGAGGTAATTGCAGGTTTAAGTGTTCAGGATCATTGGGATATTGTAAATACTTCTGAAAAAACAGGAATGCCTTACATGACCTTAGAAAACGTTTGTTACCGTAGAGATGTAATGGCGGCTTTAAATATGGTTAGACAGGGCCTTTTCGGCGAATTGGTGCACCTTGAAGGTGGTTACCAGCACAACTTAAGAAACGTACTTTTTAACAATGGTAAAGATTATTACGGAGGTGGGGTAGAGTTTGGGCCAAAAGCACTAAGCGAGGCGCAATGGCGTACGCAATTTAACATCGATCAGGATGGCGATTTATATCCAACCCACGGTGTTGGCCCATTAATGCAATATGCTAACATTAACAGGGGAAATAGCTTTACCAGTTTGGTATCGTTCAGTTCTAAAGCAAGGGGTTTGGCCGCTTACGTAGAAGAAGTTTCTCCAGGTCATCCTAACGCTAAGATTAACTATAAAAATGGTGATGTTACCACTACAATGATCAACTGTGCAAACGGCGAAACCGTATTGTTGAGTCACGATACCCACTTACCCAGGCCATATTCTATCGGTTTTAGGGTACAGGGAACAAAAGGTCTTTGGATGGATGTAAACAAATCAGTTTACATCGATCATAAATCGAAGAAAGATGATGTATGGGATCCAGCTCAGGAATGGTTTGCTAAATACGATCACCCACTTTGGAAAAAATATGAAGCAGAAGCAGTAGGCGCCGGTCACGGTGGTATGGACTGGTTTGTATTTAATGGATTTATCCAGGCGGTAAAGCAGAAAAAACAAACACCAATTGACGTATATGATTCAGTTACCATGAGTGTAATTATGCCACTTTCTACCAAATCTTTAAAAGAAGGAAATATGCCACAAAAATTCCCTGATTTTACAAAAGGAAAATGGAAAGATCGTAAAAATACTTTCGCTTTAGACGATAGCGGTTTTTAG
- a CDS encoding phytanoyl-CoA dioxygenase family protein, translating into MATSYPTFTLSEQLTQEQLDFFNTHGFIHFKNFIKPETVSSIIDASKQVEQKWIQEDVKKINGVPIKYGKDLDGSAIVQRFAFINQQHQTLSGLLLDPRFNALLQLAGDGARLGTEEKDGMVFNHYINGPESKFSKMGWHTDGLRDIFYGIKLNPMLNVGIHLSTLKPENGGLKIIPGTHKQSIYQMLFRKKYFLDNKPDAEEVSILPEAGDLTIHDGRLWHRVAESAIRGEESRRRVIYIPIIAGKYTPKNENSPTVFYQRFAGIVK; encoded by the coding sequence ATGGCCACATCGTATCCAACCTTTACCTTATCTGAACAATTAACACAAGAACAGCTTGATTTTTTTAACACACATGGGTTTATCCATTTCAAGAATTTCATCAAACCCGAAACGGTTTCTTCCATTATCGATGCTTCTAAACAAGTAGAACAAAAATGGATACAAGAAGATGTTAAAAAAATAAATGGGGTGCCAATTAAATACGGAAAAGATCTTGACGGCTCCGCAATTGTACAACGTTTTGCCTTTATTAACCAGCAACATCAAACTTTAAGCGGTCTGCTATTAGATCCACGCTTTAACGCCCTTCTTCAGTTGGCAGGAGATGGTGCACGCCTGGGTACTGAAGAAAAAGACGGCATGGTATTTAACCACTATATTAATGGACCGGAAAGTAAGTTCAGTAAAATGGGCTGGCATACGGATGGTTTAAGGGATATTTTCTATGGTATTAAACTGAACCCGATGCTCAATGTAGGCATCCACTTGAGCACTTTAAAACCAGAAAATGGCGGGTTGAAAATTATCCCGGGTACGCACAAACAAAGTATTTACCAAATGCTTTTCCGCAAAAAATACTTCCTGGATAACAAACCTGATGCTGAAGAAGTATCAATATTACCAGAAGCAGGAGATTTAACCATCCACGATGGAAGACTGTGGCACAGGGTGGCAGAATCGGCCATTCGGGGCGAGGAAAGTAGACGACGTGTAATCTATATTCCAATTATCGCAGGAAAATATACCCCAAAAAATGAGAATAGTCCAACCGTATTTTACCAGCGTTTTGCCGGAATTGTAAAATAA